A single Actinomycetota bacterium DNA region contains:
- a CDS encoding TetR/AcrR family transcriptional regulator, giving the protein MSGRERREQLIGVGRQVFAERGFEAASVEDIAERAKVSKPIVYEHFGGKEGLYAVIVDREVRALLGRIVAALDAADHPRAAVERAADAFLTYIEDERDGFRILVRDAPVGSSSGTFASVIGDVAANAELILAEEFFSRGYDTALAPLYARALVGMVALVGEWWLEAGTPGRHDVAAHLVNLAWNGLKDLRLGPPDHPPVSGDDSGSLKPVASTATSPGDAVQGVASR; this is encoded by the coding sequence ATGAGCGGCCGCGAACGCCGCGAGCAGCTCATCGGCGTGGGGCGACAGGTCTTCGCCGAACGCGGCTTCGAAGCCGCCTCGGTCGAGGACATCGCCGAACGTGCGAAGGTGAGCAAGCCGATCGTCTACGAGCACTTCGGCGGGAAGGAGGGCCTGTATGCGGTGATCGTCGACCGTGAGGTCAGGGCCCTCCTCGGACGGATCGTGGCTGCGCTGGACGCTGCCGACCATCCCCGCGCCGCGGTGGAACGCGCAGCGGACGCCTTCCTGACCTACATCGAGGACGAGCGCGACGGCTTCCGGATCCTGGTCCGTGACGCGCCCGTCGGCAGCTCGTCGGGCACGTTCGCCAGCGTGATCGGCGACGTGGCGGCCAACGCAGAGTTGATCCTCGCTGAGGAGTTCTTCTCGCGGGGGTACGACACCGCGCTCGCCCCGCTGTACGCCCGGGCACTGGTCGGGATGGTCGCCCTGGTGGGGGAGTGGTGGTTGGAGGCGGGAACGCCCGGACGGCACGACGTCGCCGCACACCTCGTCAACCTGGCCTGGAACGGCTTGAAGGACCTGCGGCTGGGGCCCCCGGATCACCCACCCGTGAGTGGGGACGACAGCGGGTCGTTGAAGCCGGTCGCGTCGACTGCTACATCCCCAGGCGACGCCGTCCAGGGAGTTGCATCGCGGTGA